From Diadema setosum chromosome 5, eeDiaSeto1, whole genome shotgun sequence, the proteins below share one genomic window:
- the LOC140228420 gene encoding uncharacterized protein: MKMTVNALHACNSTTGHSGLQALQVIGSSVRSFLGPAKSIKCVLDGDRNEGNLISTTNELLQTLDIEHPVGQLVRETCLSQYKVHGSGCSTLVTLVGLWAGQVQILLDKGVPIDEIIKYGDVFIAECLKIADKNAIPLHFSSRQPNAEFFRKSRRTTHTSFTHSVGRSEHLIQRKVGGEEGTSNFSVPRRQCDVNFNPGNPNYNSNNCNPDHLSNSMALNAINAPEGDPSGWREAPVTLHSSRDDDAVEKSIDEDLSWFFETGDDDNSHREKSLSGGYQHSQEDELLCIKAQGSSNSSTTRHEGDDVDGMQSKCKEHAGRAQSSSVVAAATNPSRMQSSGESGTELHHTTDKDLSGVAPLSLKPRQGHKEPNQEGVTVNFLSRDGNPGLPVLGGDDTCAAGNYGSSTDKGECLHDGKPGCVSVNGLATSQSGTASGKPKSQLQQLSAMLHEVHSIAKRPTRDSCISSLHSSPAAGRVVNENTKSSHVVTSDMDGVFLSLGTKMPSLSKPQDSPKVPASRSHGRILSRHLLANDNSSSSVTSKQVMAERRLGAQSLHKLQTGGGGGVKGRRTDHDMDGRLGSMGSMEKVGQSGVSSLEELSYGLSHGAEVEMKLALEVYHKQLSVDPQFFRGEFDGDRVHIQTLVGPPSSASGIVEGLILPLCEDQIQNLQSLTGKNLQALLVNGDISATYRHRGFKKSLKTTTVSTNAHLRNDSKELLWAENIFSCLDKLGVDVLIVRGSVDALFLDDGRLQQRLVLHHVPYTVLQMLAAVCKSTVLTYVTDALQDDVCRSLKVSYWMPGYNGRQIWRSSDPGIKHHIKLTTLGGMMTAVVCGPSEPLLIGVKERFTACMARLRGALHDGKVLPGRGDVEEIIAGHFCGEDTRSEFHSSQPLVCSILSEGLSQFTAQIRINQGLQPGTCSPAHQQDDSDVEKLGEASEHPVYDCMAAKTGAWKRSWHLLGRVLWSDALIITGVGKGDRHLAAEL, encoded by the exons ATG AAAATGACTGTAAATGCTTTGCATGCATGTAACTCCACTACAGGACATTCTGGTCTTCAAGCATTGCAGGTCATAG GTTCTTCAGTAAGGTCCTTCCTTGGGCCCGCCAAGAG TATCAAATGTGTGCTTGATGGGGACAGGAATGAAGGCAACCTCATCAGTACTACAAATGAACTGCTGCAAACTCTGGATATTGAA CACCCTGTTGGTCAGTTGGTCAGAGAGACCTGCTTATCTCAATACAAGGTCCATGGATCTGGCTGCTCTACATTGGTCACTCTTGTTGGCCTGTGGGCTGGACAAGTGCAGATTCTGCTTGACAag ggagtaccgaTTGATGAAATCATCAAGTACGGAGATGTTTTCATCGCAGAATGCTTGAAGATTGCAGACAAGAATGCCATTCCTTTGCACTTTTCCTCTCGTCAACCCAACGCAGAGTTTTTTCGGAAAAGCAGAAGGACCACTCATACCAGTTTTACTCATTCTGTAGGCAGAAGTGAGCATCTAATACAGAGGAAAGTTGGCGGTGAGGAAGGAACCAGTAATTTCAGTGTACCCAGGAGACAATGTGATGTCAACTTTAACCCAGGCAACCCCAATTACAATAGCAACAATTGCAATCCTGATCATTTGTCAAACTCCATGGCATTGAATGCCATCAATGCGCCAGAAGGCGATCCGTCAGGATGGAGAGAGGCGCCAGTGACCTTACATTCATCGAGAGATGACGATGCAGTGGAGAAGAGTATTGATGAGGATCTCAGCTGGTTCTTTGAGACCGGTGATGATGACAACTCTCATAGAGAAAAGTCTTTGTCAGGAGGGTACCAGCACTCGCAAGAGGATGAATTGCTGTGCATCAAAGCTCAGGGATCCTCAAACAGTAGCACTACCAGACATGAGGGCGACGATGTTGATGGTATGCAGTCCAAGTGTAAGGAGCATGCAGGCAGAGCGCAATCGAGTTCAGTTGTTGCTGCAGCCACAAATCCCTCAAGAATGCAAAGTAGTGGTGAAAGTGGTACTGAGTTGCACCACACTACCGATAAGGACCTCAGTGGAGTAGCACCCCTGTCCCTCAAGCCCAGGCAGGGCCACAAGGAACCAAACCAAGAAGGTGTAACTGTCAATTTCCTGTCAAGAGATGGAAACCCTGGACTGCCAGTCCTAGGAGGAGATGACACTTGTGCTGCAGGTAACTATGGTAGCAGCACTGATAAAGGGGAGTGCCTGCACGATGGAAAACCAGGCTGTGTGAGTGTAAATGGTTTAGCCACATCCCAGAGTGGGACAGCCTCTGGAAAACCGAAGAGCCAGCTCCAGCAGTTATCTGCCATGCTCCATGAAGTACATTCCATCGCTAAAAGGCCCACAAGAGATTCCTGTATATCGTCACTTCACTCTTCTCCAGCAGCGGGGCGAGTGgtgaatgaaaatacaaaaagtaGCCATGTTGTCACCAGTGATATGGATGGTGTGTTTCTGTCTCTTGGCACAAAGATGCCCTCTCTAAGCAAACCTCAAGACTCTCCGAAAGTCCCAGCCTCCAGAAGCCATGGGCGGATCCTCAGTAGACACCTCCTGGCCAATGACAATAGTTCAAGTTCTGTGACAAGTAAGCAGGTGATGGCAGAGAGGAGACTGGGTGCTCAATCTCTACACAAGTTGCAGacaggaggtggaggaggagtgAAAGGACGCAGAACAGACCATGACATGGATGGCAGACTTGGAAGCATGGGGAGCATGGAGAAAGTGGGACAGAGTGGTGTATCCTCTTTGGAAGAACTCAG TTATGGTCTATCACATGGTGCTGAAGTAGAGATGAAGCTAGCCTTGGAGGTTTACCACAAGCAATTGTCAGTAGATCCTCAGTTTTTCAG AGGTGAGTTTGATGGTGACAGGGTGCACATTCAGACGCTGGTTGGTCCCCCATCCTCGGCTTCTGGCATTGTGGAAGGCCTGATCCTGCCGCTATGTGAAGACCAGATACAAAACTTGCAGTCCCTGACAGGAAAGAACCTACAGGCTTTG CTTGTCAATGGTGATATTTCGGCCACCTATCGACACCGTGGATTCAAGAAGAGTCTCAAGACTACAACTGTCTCGACAAACGCACATTTGAGAAATGACTCGAAAGAATTGCTGTGGGCAGAAAATATCTTCAGTTGTCTTGACAAG CTTGGTGTGGACGTGCTCATTGTACGAGGATCTGTGGATGCTTTGTTTCTTGATGATGGTCGTCTCCAGCAAAGGCTTGTTTTACACCACGTTCCCTACACAGTCCTACAGATGCTTGCTGCTGTCTGCAAGTCCACCGTTCTCACCTATGTCACTGATGCTTTACAG GATGATGTCTGTAGATCTCTGAAGGTGTCTTACTGGATGCCAGGGTATAATGGCAGACAGATCTGGAGATCAAGTGATCCAGGGATCAAACACCACATCAAATTGACAACTCTCGGTGGAATGATG ACTGCTGTTGTGTGTGGACCATCAGAACCACTCCTGATTGGTGTAAAAGAGAGATTCACAGCATGCATGGCAAGACTACGTGGGGCGTTGCATGATGGGAAGGTACTTCCTGGCAGAGGTGACGTCGAGGAAATAATCGCTGGGCATTTTTGTG GTGAGGATACGAGAAGTGAATTTCACTCAAGCCAGCCACTCGTCTGCAGCATCCTGTCTGAGGGTCTATCACAGTTTACAGCCCAGATCAGGATAAATCAAGGGCTGCAGCCAGGAACATGCTCTCCTGCTCACCAGCAGGATGATAGTGATGTTGAGAAATTAGGAGAAGCAAGCGAGCATCCTGTCTATGACTGCATGGCAGCCAAGACGGGGGCGTGGAAACGGTCGTGGCATCTGCTGGGGCGGGTCCTCTGGTCGGATGCCCTCATTATCACAGGTGTTGGTAAGGGGGACAGACATCTAGCTGCAGAATTATGA
- the LOC140228512 gene encoding tetratricopeptide repeat protein 19, mitochondrial-like — MRKFQARFVGRTMFPSQPAPVDSAPERRGIHTPVYPHGCRSRILAQALPIRVARVVQSRSRGSTSNNYHQESKGSRGSEQSSENIKGLALCSAGLAFTFWSEDKKETIEKMIARALIAERENRLGDAEKFFHRAITMCRQENNKQALAYTYDQMADFNLRHGRLIKAESLFKDTLQVLLETGLPQGDPAVVEISLKLATIFERMGRNEDAELGYSWCIEMSEKLLKDTPKDPTDESRDAITNIKALLGMCMENFARFLTTRNRLAEAEQYYKKALKICEEDLQEDDVSHPQTLVLLNDLGTVCDMRGHFDEAEGYMQRALLLAEKDSPSMVPTILCNLASVNMHKGRKEDARALYQRALRIAEKSGDREAALVIRANLQKVS; from the exons ATGAGAAAATTTCAAGCAAGATTTGTGGGAAGAACAATGTTCCCGTCACAGCCCGCACCCGTGGACTCAGCACCGGAACGTCGCGGCATCCACACGCCGGTCTATCCCCACGGTTGTCGGTCACGAATTCTCGCCCAAGCTCTACCAATTCGGGTGGCTCGTGTTGTGCAAAGTCGCAGTCGTGGTAGCACTAGCAATAATTACCATCAAGAATCAAAAGGAAGCAGAGGCAGTGAACAATCTTCCGAGAACATTAAGG GTTTAGCACTCTGTTCTGCAGGCTTAGCATTCACCTTCTGGTCTGAGGacaagaaagaaacaatagaaaagATGATTGCTCGGGCTTTG ATTGCTGAAAGAGAGAACCGACTTGGAGACGCGGAGAAATTCTTTCATCGTGCCATCACCATGTGTCGGCAAGAGAACAACAAGCAGGCACTGGCTTATACTTACGATCAG ATGGCTGATTTCAACCTGCGCCATGGCCGTCTCATCAAAGCAGAGAGCCTCTTCAAGGATACCCTACAGGTCCTGCTGGAGACTGGGCTACCTCAGGGAGACCCAGCTGTGGTGGAGATCTCACTAAAGCTAGCAACAATTTTTGAACGCATGGGCAG GAATGAGGATGCAGAGCTAGGCTATTCATGGTGCATCGAAATGTCTGAGAAGCTACTTAAAGACACACCAAAGGACCCAACGGATGAAAG CCGTGATGCGATAACAAACATCAAAGCACTCCTCGGGATGTGTATGGAAAACTTTGCGAGATTCCTCACCACAAGAAACAGACTCGCCGAGGCAGAGCAGTACTACAAGAAGGCCCTAAAGATATGTGAAGAGGATTTACAAGAAGATGACGTGTCGCACCCGCAG ACTTTGGTTCTACTGAATGACCTAGGGACAGTCTGTGATATGAGGGGTCACTTTGATGAAGCAGAGGGCTACATGCAGAGAGCATTGCTGCTTGCTGAGAAAGACTCGCCATCCATGGTGCCAACCATCCTGTGCAATTTAGCATCGGTCAACATGCATAAAG GTAGAAAAGAAGATGCCAGAGCTCTCTACCAGAGAGCCCTGCGCATTGCAGAGAAATCTGGAGACAGAGAGGCTGCCCTCGTCATTCGTGCCAACCTCCAGAAGGTGTCATGA